The Brachyspira hyodysenteriae ATCC 27164 genome includes a window with the following:
- a CDS encoding MarR family winged helix-turn-helix transcriptional regulator gives MKNEDIKKYMEVIYDFWYTSNRFYYLWAKQYGITDLALFSLFIIYNSKECVQNTITEKLSVPKQTVCSILENFEKKGYIKKKINPKDKRNRLISLTKKGITFAEPILKELEKLDMEMLKCLTEDEIKNYVEPQKKLMTFMENYFNN, from the coding sequence ATGAAAAATGAAGATATAAAAAAATATATGGAAGTCATATATGATTTTTGGTATACTTCTAATAGATTTTATTATTTGTGGGCTAAACAGTACGGCATTACAGATTTGGCTTTATTCAGTTTATTTATAATATACAATAGTAAAGAATGCGTTCAAAATACAATAACTGAAAAATTATCTGTTCCTAAACAAACAGTATGTTCTATATTAGAAAATTTTGAAAAGAAAGGTTATATCAAAAAAAAGATTAATCCAAAAGATAAAAGAAACAGATTAATAAGTTTAACAAAAAAAGGTATTACATTTGCAGAGCCTATATTAAAAGAATTAGAAAAATTAGATATGGAAATGCTTAAATGCCTCACAGAAGATGAAATAAAAAATTATGTGGAGCCTCAGAAAAAACTTATGACATTTATGGAAAATTATTTTAATAATTAA
- a CDS encoding YkgJ family cysteine cluster protein, producing the protein MKVIPSDSLLKNRKEKVSEKLCADCNSLCCHDLVMEIAPPKNESELNTLKWYLHFRHSFIFIYENTWYHMIRSECRYLDKKTYLCKNYENRNEICSKHSPPKCERYEEWYDVIFDDQYELEKYVYENKIIKKKSSATKKKAAKKTK; encoded by the coding sequence TTGAAAGTTATACCTTCAGATAGTTTATTAAAAAATAGAAAAGAAAAAGTAAGTGAAAAATTATGTGCTGACTGTAATTCATTATGCTGTCATGACTTGGTTATGGAGATAGCTCCGCCTAAAAATGAAAGCGAACTAAATACATTAAAATGGTATTTGCATTTCAGACATTCATTTATATTTATATATGAAAATACTTGGTATCATATGATAAGAAGCGAATGCAGATATTTGGATAAAAAAACTTATCTTTGTAAAAATTATGAAAATAGAAATGAAATCTGTTCAAAACATAGTCCTCCTAAATGTGAAAGATATGAAGAATGGTATGATGTAATATTTGATGATCAGTATGAATTAGAAAAATATGTATATGAAAATAAAATAATTAAGAAAAAATCTTCAGCTACAAAGAAAAAAGCAGCTAAAAAAACTAAATAA
- a CDS encoding B12-binding domain-containing radical SAM protein, protein MKKKEIKKVCITYPPFEYNNGYPLISLNRQFQWLKNPSYSYPILPAYAATLLKNNGINVIFLDTIASNITTIDWFNDIDNIAPDLIFFEVKTPIINYIWDTIESIKEKNENIYIVLAGDHVTALPEESMQKSKTDFILTGGDYDFLLLNLVNHINNGDKLSKGIYYRTSNGNIKNTGKFELEESLDRLPFIDRNLTNWKLYSKTNEYFKKTPGTFIMSARGSSYNNYNSNSSNVLFDNIRVRNPINVIDEIEYLNKRYGIKEIIDTSVYFPTGEWLALFCETMKERKLNKKVYIDCYIYLGILEYQDYNMMKKSGFKTVIFNLPSGNTKTIEKLGITNNTIENVIESIKLAKKAGLFIDIMVKIGYPWETEEDIINTFNIVKDLMLNGYINSMNISLFIPYPGTRLFKYCDENNLIKTKNWFDYDMRKSVMQLDMDDEQIFKYIEYFYNLSFTPRYVLQKIKSIRDIYDIKYNIKSFKNILSFYLND, encoded by the coding sequence ATGAAAAAAAAAGAAATAAAAAAAGTTTGTATAACATATCCTCCGTTTGAATATAATAATGGATATCCATTAATATCTTTAAATAGACAATTTCAATGGTTAAAAAATCCATCTTATTCATACCCTATACTGCCTGCTTATGCTGCTACTTTATTAAAAAACAACGGTATTAATGTTATATTTTTGGACACTATAGCATCTAATATTACAACTATAGATTGGTTTAATGACATAGATAATATAGCTCCTGATTTAATATTCTTTGAAGTAAAAACTCCTATAATTAATTATATTTGGGATACTATAGAATCAATAAAAGAAAAAAATGAAAATATATATATAGTTTTAGCAGGAGATCATGTTACTGCCTTGCCTGAAGAGAGTATGCAAAAATCAAAAACTGATTTTATATTAACAGGCGGAGATTATGACTTTCTGCTTTTAAATTTGGTTAATCACATAAATAACGGAGATAAATTAAGTAAAGGAATATACTACAGAACATCAAATGGAAATATAAAAAATACAGGAAAATTTGAACTTGAAGAATCTTTAGACAGACTTCCGTTTATAGATAGAAATCTCACTAATTGGAAGCTATATTCCAAAACAAATGAATATTTCAAAAAAACACCTGGTACATTTATAATGTCAGCAAGGGGATCTTCATACAATAATTATAACAGTAATTCTTCTAATGTTCTTTTTGATAATATAAGAGTTAGAAATCCCATTAATGTCATAGATGAAATAGAATACCTTAATAAAAGATATGGTATAAAAGAAATAATAGATACAAGTGTTTATTTTCCTACGGGAGAATGGCTTGCATTATTCTGTGAAACTATGAAAGAGAGAAAACTTAATAAAAAAGTTTATATAGATTGTTATATTTATCTTGGAATATTGGAATATCAAGATTATAATATGATGAAAAAATCCGGATTTAAAACAGTTATTTTCAATTTACCTTCAGGAAATACTAAAACAATAGAAAAATTAGGAATTACTAACAATACAATAGAAAATGTCATAGAATCTATAAAATTGGCTAAAAAAGCTGGATTATTCATAGATATAATGGTAAAAATAGGATATCCTTGGGAAACAGAAGAAGATATAATAAATACATTCAATATTGTAAAAGATTTAATGCTTAACGGATATATTAATTCTATGAATATCTCTCTATTTATACCATATCCAGGAACTAGATTATTCAAATATTGTGACGAAAATAATCTTATTAAAACTAAAAATTGGTTTGATTATGATATGAGAAAAAGTGTCATGCAATTAGATATGGATGATGAGCAAATATTTAAA